One segment of Fuscovulum ytuae DNA contains the following:
- the ychF gene encoding redox-regulated ATPase YchF: MGFKMGIVGLPNVGKSTLFNALTRTAAAQAANFPFCTIEPNVGEVAVPDARLDKLAAIAQSKQIIPTRMTFVDIAGLVRGASKGEGLGNQFLANIRECDAIAHVLRCFEDGDITHVEGRIDPVADAETIETELMLADLETIERRRANLARKLKGGDKESADQDRLLAQAQAVLEAGKPARTVAVAEDDRRAWRLLQLLTAKPVLYVCNVEEAKAATGNSQSDRVAAMAQAQGAATVVISARIEEELAQLPEDEAAMFLEEMGLAEAGLDRLIRAGYELLGLQTYFTVGPKEARAWTITKGTLAPQAAGVIHGDFEKGFIRAETIAYDDYIAGNGEAGAKEAGKFRVEGKTYEVKDGDVLHFLFNG, encoded by the coding sequence ATGGGTTTCAAGATGGGGATCGTGGGTCTGCCGAATGTCGGCAAGTCGACCCTGTTCAATGCGCTGACGCGGACGGCTGCGGCGCAGGCGGCCAATTTCCCCTTCTGCACGATTGAACCGAATGTCGGCGAGGTGGCGGTGCCGGATGCGCGGCTGGACAAGCTGGCGGCGATTGCGCAATCCAAGCAGATCATCCCCACGCGGATGACCTTTGTCGATATTGCCGGTCTGGTGCGGGGGGCATCAAAGGGAGAGGGATTGGGCAACCAGTTCCTTGCCAATATCCGCGAATGCGATGCCATCGCCCATGTGCTGCGCTGTTTCGAGGATGGCGACATCACCCATGTGGAAGGGCGCATAGACCCGGTCGCCGATGCCGAGACGATCGAGACGGAGCTGATGCTGGCCGATCTTGAAACGATCGAGCGGCGGCGGGCCAATCTGGCGCGCAAGCTGAAGGGTGGGGATAAGGAATCGGCGGATCAGGACCGTCTTCTGGCGCAGGCGCAGGCAGTGCTGGAGGCGGGCAAGCCCGCGCGGACGGTGGCGGTGGCCGAGGATGACCGTCGGGCGTGGCGTCTGTTGCAACTCTTGACGGCGAAGCCCGTGCTGTATGTCTGTAACGTCGAAGAAGCGAAGGCCGCCACGGGCAACAGCCAATCCGACCGGGTCGCCGCCATGGCGCAGGCGCAAGGGGCGGCGACGGTGGTCATCTCGGCCCGGATCGAAGAGGAGCTGGCGCAGCTGCCCGAGGATGAGGCGGCGATGTTCCTTGAAGAGATGGGGCTGGCTGAGGCGGGTTTGGATCGCCTGATCCGGGCCGGATATGAATTGCTGGGCCTGCAGACCTATTTCACCGTGGGTCCAAAAGAAGCGCGGGCTTGGACGATCACCAAGGGCACGCTGGCCCCGCAGGCGGCGGGTGTGATCCATGGGGATTTCGAGAAGGGCTTTATCCGGGCCGAAACGATTGCCTATGACGACTATATCGCCGGCAATGGCGAGGCGGGGGCGAAGGAAGCGGGCAAGTTCCGCGTCGAGGGCAAGACCTATGAGGTCAAGGACGGGGATGTGTTGCATTTCCTGTTCAATGGCTAA
- the trpA gene encoding tryptophan synthase subunit alpha, with the protein MTRIDATFARLKAEGKKAFVSYIMGGDPDAETSLAVMKGLPAAGVDIIELGMPFTDPMADGPTIQLAGQRALDKGMTMDAVLDMVRAFRAGDQATPIVLMGYYNPIYSRGVDRFLADCKEAGIDGLIVVDLPPEEDDELCIPAQKAGINFIRLATPTTDAKRLPKVLQNTSGFVYYVSITGITGAAAAQAADVAPEVARIKAATDLPVIVGFGINTPEAARAIAGVADGCVVGSAIVKEIGAGIPVPQVLANVAALAAGAHSA; encoded by the coding sequence ATGACCAGAATCGACGCCACCTTCGCGCGGCTGAAGGCCGAGGGCAAAAAGGCCTTCGTCAGCTACATCATGGGCGGCGATCCGGATGCCGAAACCTCGCTCGCCGTGATGAAGGGCCTGCCCGCCGCAGGTGTGGATATCATCGAGCTTGGCATGCCCTTCACCGATCCGATGGCCGATGGCCCGACAATCCAGCTTGCCGGTCAGCGCGCGCTCGACAAGGGGATGACGATGGATGCCGTCCTCGACATGGTCCGCGCCTTCCGCGCGGGCGATCAGGCGACGCCCATCGTTCTGATGGGCTATTACAATCCGATCTATTCCCGTGGCGTGGACCGCTTCCTTGCCGATTGCAAAGAGGCCGGTATCGATGGCCTGATCGTCGTCGATCTTCCACCTGAAGAGGATGACGAACTTTGCATCCCCGCCCAGAAGGCCGGGATCAACTTCATCCGCCTTGCCACCCCCACGACCGATGCCAAGCGCCTGCCCAAGGTCCTGCAAAACACCTCGGGCTTTGTCTATTACGTCTCCATCACCGGGATCACCGGGGCGGCGGCGGCACAGGCTGCGGATGTGGCCCCCGAAGTGGCCCGCATCAAGGCCGCAACCGATCTTCCCGTGATCGTGGGCTTTGGCATCAACACGCCCGAAGCCGCCCGCGCCATCGCGGGCGTGGCCGATGGCTGCGTTGTGGGTTCGGCCATCGTCAAGGAAATCGGCGCAGGCATCCCCGTGCCGCAAGTTCTGGCCAATGTCGCGGCCCTTGCCGCAGGCGCGCATTCCGCCTGA
- a CDS encoding MarR family winged helix-turn-helix transcriptional regulator, whose amino-acid sequence MTETLTPVLTLIAAISAAHHTAQRLVEARLPKGLGAAQFAVLERLIRLGEGQTPRSIAAAFGWPKTSMSHTLAVLESRGLVRLEPNPRDGRSKCLWLTPKGRTMAMTGVTAVEQDMARIAGLAPLAAVEALARDLASLAERLEDQRRFPEAA is encoded by the coding sequence ATGACGGAAACCCTTACCCCTGTCCTGACCCTGATCGCGGCCATATCGGCCGCCCATCACACGGCGCAGCGCCTTGTCGAGGCGCGGCTGCCCAAGGGGCTCGGTGCCGCGCAATTCGCGGTTCTGGAGCGGTTGATCCGGCTGGGCGAGGGGCAGACGCCGCGATCCATCGCGGCGGCTTTCGGCTGGCCCAAGACCAGCATGTCGCACACGCTGGCGGTGCTGGAGTCGCGGGGTCTGGTGCGGTTGGAGCCCAATCCGCGCGACGGGCGGTCGAAATGCCTGTGGCTGACGCCGAAGGGGCGGACGATGGCCATGACGGGCGTGACGGCGGTGGAGCAGGACATGGCGCGCATCGCGGGGCTGGCCCCGCTGGCCGCGGTGGAGGCGCTGGCGCGTGACCTCGCCTCGCTGGCCGAGCGGCTGGAGGATCAGCGGCGGTTCCCGGAGGCGGCCTGA
- a CDS encoding alpha-hydroxy acid oxidase produces the protein MPVITCIDDLKRLHKRRTPKMFYDYCESGSYTEQTFRENTSDFQRLRLRQKVAVDMLGRRTDGTMIGEKVAMPVALAPVGMTGMQRADGEIKAARAAEKAGVPFTLSTMSICSIEDIAEHTKAPFWFQLYVMKDEGFVDSAIERARAAGCSALVLTLDLQILGQRHKDLKNGLSAPPRLTLRNILDMAIRPQWSLEMLATKRRTFRNIVGHAKGVGDLSSLMSWTNEQFDPQLDWKKIARIRDQWGGKLILKGILDEDDARAAADFGADAIIVSNHGGRQLDGALSSIRMLPRIVRAVGDKTEVFLDSGIRSGQDVLKALALGAKGTMIGRAYIHGLGAMGEEGVTKALEVIRKELDITMALCGEKSVENLGRHNLLIPKDFEGDYL, from the coding sequence ATGCCCGTCATCACCTGCATCGACGATCTCAAACGCCTGCACAAGCGGCGCACGCCCAAGATGTTTTATGACTACTGCGAAAGCGGCAGCTACACCGAACAGACCTTCCGCGAGAATACGTCGGATTTCCAACGCCTCCGCCTGCGCCAGAAAGTGGCGGTCGACATGCTGGGTCGGCGCACCGACGGCACCATGATCGGCGAAAAAGTGGCGATGCCCGTGGCCCTCGCCCCCGTCGGCATGACAGGGATGCAACGCGCGGATGGCGAGATCAAGGCCGCCCGCGCCGCCGAAAAGGCGGGCGTTCCCTTCACCCTTTCGACCATGTCCATTTGTTCGATCGAAGATATCGCCGAACACACCAAGGCGCCCTTCTGGTTCCAGCTTTACGTGATGAAGGACGAAGGCTTCGTCGACAGCGCCATCGAACGGGCGCGTGCGGCGGGCTGTTCGGCCCTTGTCCTCACGCTCGATCTGCAAATCCTCGGCCAGCGGCACAAGGACCTGAAGAACGGCCTTTCCGCGCCCCCCCGCCTGACGCTGCGAAACATCCTCGATATGGCGATCCGCCCGCAATGGTCGCTGGAGATGCTCGCCACCAAACGGCGCACCTTCCGCAACATCGTGGGCCATGCCAAGGGCGTCGGCGATCTCTCCAGCCTGATGAGTTGGACCAACGAACAGTTCGACCCGCAGCTGGATTGGAAAAAGATCGCCCGCATCCGCGATCAATGGGGCGGCAAACTGATCCTGAAGGGCATCCTTGACGAAGACGACGCCCGCGCCGCCGCCGATTTCGGCGCCGATGCCATCATCGTGTCAAACCATGGCGGGCGGCAGCTGGACGGTGCGCTGTCGTCGATCCGCATGCTGCCCCGCATCGTCCGCGCCGTGGGCGACAAGACCGAGGTCTTCCTCGACAGCGGCATCCGCTCCGGTCAAGACGTGCTCAAGGCGCTGGCGCTGGGGGCCAAAGGCACGATGATCGGCCGCGCCTATATCCACGGGCTGGGCGCCATGGGCGAAGAGGGCGTGACCAAGGCGCTGGAGGTGATCCGCAAGGAACTCGACATCACCATGGCGCTGTGTGGCGAGAAGTCGGTTGAAAACCTTGGCCGCCATAACCTGCTCATCCCCAAGGATTTTGAAGGCGATTACCTCTGA
- a CDS encoding MFS transporter, translated as MSVSTTLVAARAPVAAFAAMGVLWGTFAAVLPDLKAGLAVTEAELGVLILPTPIAAVVAMLLAPMIGAMLGRVALPVATVLMAAAFALPGQAGVAWVFPLAMMACGAATGLTDVLMNARVAALENERNLHLMNLCHAAYSFGYAGGALATGAMRGDGWHPAWVMGTMAAVAAVLALSTLERDGTIHGLRKPKDGSAGRLGLIPVIGGGIVLIAFLTENAAENWSALHIEKTLGGSPEEGAMGPAALALTMGFARLAGQGIVQRVDPIRLLIGGALVSACGALGAAMATTPLMAYAGFIVMGIGSSVIAPTAFSMVGRLAEPQARARAVARATLLGYFGYFFGPPTLGFLAGAFGLRFAFVFAAVMLLMVLILAPLMARQRRAIPV; from the coding sequence ATGTCCGTGTCCACCACCCTTGTCGCGGCGCGCGCGCCCGTTGCCGCCTTTGCCGCCATGGGCGTGCTATGGGGGACATTTGCCGCCGTGCTGCCCGATCTGAAGGCGGGTCTTGCGGTAACAGAGGCGGAATTGGGTGTCCTGATCCTGCCCACGCCGATTGCGGCGGTGGTGGCGATGCTGCTCGCGCCGATGATCGGGGCGATGCTGGGGCGGGTGGCGCTGCCGGTTGCCACGGTCCTGATGGCCGCGGCCTTTGCCCTGCCCGGGCAGGCGGGGGTGGCCTGGGTCTTTCCCTTGGCGATGATGGCCTGCGGGGCGGCGACGGGGCTGACCGATGTGTTGATGAACGCCCGCGTGGCCGCGCTGGAAAATGAGCGGAACCTGCACCTGATGAATCTGTGCCATGCGGCCTATAGTTTTGGCTATGCAGGGGGGGCCTTGGCCACGGGGGCGATGCGGGGCGATGGGTGGCATCCCGCTTGGGTCATGGGGACAATGGCGGCGGTGGCCGCGGTGCTGGCGCTGTCGACGCTGGAACGGGATGGGACGATCCACGGGCTTCGGAAGCCCAAGGATGGGTCGGCGGGGCGGTTGGGCCTGATCCCGGTGATCGGGGGCGGTATCGTTCTGATCGCCTTCCTGACAGAAAACGCGGCCGAGAATTGGTCGGCGCTGCATATCGAAAAGACGTTGGGCGGCAGCCCAGAGGAGGGCGCGATGGGGCCTGCGGCGCTGGCGCTGACCATGGGTTTCGCGCGGCTGGCGGGACAGGGGATCGTGCAGCGGGTCGATCCGATCCGGTTGCTGATCGGCGGGGCGCTGGTATCGGCCTGCGGGGCCTTGGGGGCGGCGATGGCGACAACGCCCCTGATGGCCTATGCGGGCTTCATCGTCATGGGGATCGGGTCATCGGTCATCGCCCCCACGGCCTTTTCCATGGTGGGGCGGCTGGCCGAACCTCAGGCACGGGCGCGGGCCGTGGCGCGGGCGACGCTCTTGGGCTATTTCGGCTATTTCTTCGGCCCGCCGACGCTGGGCTTTCTTGCCGGAGCGTTTGGTCTGCGCTTTGCCTTCGTCTTTGCTGCCGTCATGCTCTTGATGGTGCTGATCCTTGCGCCCCTGATGGCGCGGCAGCGTCGGGCGATCCCGGTTTGA
- a CDS encoding 50S ribosomal protein L25/general stress protein Ctc — protein sequence MAHEIPDLLAEVRTGTGKGAARQARREGYVPGIIYGDGKEPTPIKLNYYYLLKRLKAGRFLQTLFNVKIEGGEEVHVICRGVQRDVVKDLPTHVDFMRIHDESRINLFIHVDFVNHEASPGLKRGGTLTIVRPEVELEVMAGDIPDHITVDLTGKQIGDVIHINDVELPSGAKPTIARNFVIANIAAPSGLAASE from the coding sequence ATGGCTCATGAGATCCCCGATCTTCTGGCCGAGGTACGGACGGGGACAGGCAAGGGGGCCGCTCGTCAAGCTCGTCGTGAGGGCTACGTACCCGGCATCATCTATGGCGATGGCAAAGAGCCGACGCCGATCAAGCTGAACTACTACTACCTGCTCAAGCGCCTCAAGGCGGGCCGCTTCCTGCAAACCCTCTTCAACGTGAAGATCGAGGGTGGCGAAGAAGTGCATGTGATCTGCCGTGGCGTGCAGCGCGACGTGGTCAAGGATCTTCCGACCCATGTCGATTTCATGCGCATCCACGATGAATCGCGCATCAACCTCTTCATCCACGTCGATTTCGTGAACCACGAAGCCTCGCCGGGCCTGAAGCGTGGCGGCACGCTCACCATCGTGCGTCCGGAAGTGGAGCTTGAGGTGATGGCGGGCGACATCCCCGATCACATCACGGTCGACCTGACCGGCAAGCAGATCGGCGACGTCATCCACATCAACGATGTTGAACTGCCGAGTGGTGCCAAGCCCACCATCGCGCGCAACTTCGTCATCGCGAACATCGCTGCTCCGTCGGGCCTCGCCGCTTCGGAGTGA
- the pth gene encoding aminoacyl-tRNA hydrolase yields the protein MKIFAGLGNPGAKYAGNRHNIGFMALDRIAADHGFGPWKSAFKAQVAEGRLGSVRVLLLKPQTFMNLSGEAVRAALDFYKLAPDALTVFHDELDLAPGKARVKQGGGHAGHNGLRSIHAHLGTDAYARVRLGIGHPGHRDAVAAYVLHDFAKADQDWLDDLLRGLSDGASALAEGDAARFMNAVALRTAPPRSSDKVEGKSERPTHKDPAPDPEPDTRSPMQRLMDKFR from the coding sequence GTGAAAATCTTCGCAGGCCTCGGCAATCCGGGTGCGAAATACGCGGGCAACCGCCACAATATCGGCTTCATGGCGCTGGACCGTATCGCCGCAGATCATGGCTTTGGCCCGTGGAAATCGGCCTTCAAGGCGCAGGTCGCCGAAGGCCGGCTTGGATCGGTCAGGGTGCTCCTCCTCAAGCCTCAGACCTTCATGAACCTGTCGGGTGAGGCGGTCCGCGCCGCGCTGGATTTCTACAAGCTCGCCCCCGATGCCCTGACGGTGTTTCATGACGAGTTGGACCTCGCCCCCGGCAAGGCCCGCGTGAAACAGGGCGGCGGCCATGCCGGGCATAACGGCCTACGGTCGATCCACGCCCATCTCGGCACCGATGCCTATGCCCGCGTGCGGCTTGGCATCGGCCATCCCGGCCATAGGGACGCAGTGGCCGCATATGTGCTGCATGATTTCGCCAAGGCCGATCAGGATTGGCTGGATGATCTTCTTCGCGGCCTGTCCGACGGTGCATCCGCACTGGCCGAAGGCGACGCCGCGCGCTTCATGAATGCCGTGGCACTGCGCACGGCCCCGCCGCGATCTTCGGACAAGGTCGAAGGCAAGTCGGAACGCCCCACGCACAAGGACCCTGCCCCAGACCCCGAACCCGACACGCGCAGCCCAATGCAGCGCCTGATGGACAAATTCCGCTGA
- a CDS encoding DUF2332 domain-containing protein, whose product MRAAFRSQARACARLGSPLMEVLLNGLSTALQPGTALTDRILNWPGDPGPAGDALPLRLAAGLHALALTGTDPALAKAYAARDPLPAALNALHSHATHLDLWLDNPPQTNEVRRSAPLLAAAHLLTARHGLPLTLSELGASAGLNLLWDRCTLTLPGLTLGQGPIPLSPEWDGPLPPATPLTISDRAGCDLYPVIDRLRLLAYLWPDQPDRLTRTEAALAEADTLRPPIAQSDAADWLDQRLAASRPGSLHIVFHTIAAQYFPATTRARIATAMADAGARATQAAPLAHLTMEADGTPDGAALALTTWPGGQTEPLGRACFHGRWVRWAPQT is encoded by the coding sequence ATCCGCGCCGCCTTCCGGTCGCAGGCCCGTGCCTGCGCCCGCCTCGGTTCGCCCCTGATGGAGGTGCTGCTGAACGGCCTTTCCACTGCGCTCCAACCCGGCACAGCCCTTACCGACCGCATCCTCAACTGGCCCGGCGATCCCGGCCCCGCAGGCGATGCGCTGCCCCTGCGCCTTGCCGCAGGCCTGCACGCCCTCGCCCTTACTGGAACCGATCCTGCCCTTGCCAAGGCCTATGCCGCCCGCGATCCGCTGCCCGCCGCCCTGAACGCCCTGCACAGCCATGCCACCCATCTCGACCTCTGGCTCGACAACCCGCCCCAGACGAATGAGGTGCGCCGCTCCGCCCCCCTCCTTGCCGCCGCACATCTCCTGACCGCCCGTCATGGCCTGCCGCTCACCCTTTCGGAACTCGGCGCCTCGGCGGGCCTCAATCTCCTCTGGGATCGCTGCACCCTCACCCTGCCCGGCCTCACCCTCGGCCAAGGTCCGATTCCGCTCTCCCCCGAATGGGACGGCCCGCTTCCCCCCGCCACCCCGCTCACCATCTCAGATCGCGCGGGTTGCGACCTTTACCCCGTGATCGACCGCCTCCGCCTCCTCGCCTATCTCTGGCCCGATCAACCCGACCGCCTGACCCGCACCGAAGCCGCGCTGGCCGAGGCGGACACCCTCCGCCCGCCCATCGCCCAATCTGACGCTGCCGACTGGCTCGACCAGCGCCTCGCAGCATCACGACCCGGCAGCCTCCATATCGTCTTCCACACCATTGCCGCGCAATATTTCCCCGCCACCACCCGCGCCCGCATCGCCACAGCCATGGCCGACGCTGGCGCAAGGGCCACCCAAGCCGCCCCCCTCGCCCATCTGACGATGGAGGCCGACGGCACTCCCGACGGCGCTGCCCTCGCCCTCACCACATGGCCCGGCGGCCAGACCGAACCCCTCGGCCGCGCCTGTTTCCACGGACGTTGGGTGCGCTGGGCCCCTCAGACCTGA
- a CDS encoding serine hydrolase domain-containing protein, translating into MRRAFRLILLLILLLAATALWKREEITRLMAVNSLFAPETIVQNFSHMDDLFLTRPLSRGDGPISPLPQGTAATLPAEVTDWIATRNVTALVILKDGQIVHESYHQGTGPDDLRISWSVAKSFLSALFGIVLAEGHIDSLDDPVTKYVPDLTGTAYDGTTLRHILTMSSGVAFNEDYMDFWSDINRMGRVLALGQSMDGFAASLKDRAADPGSRWHYVSIDTHVLGMIIRGATGEDIPELLERHILIPMGFEKAPYYLTDGYGVSFVLGGLNVTTRDYARFGQMIAQGGAWQGKQIVPRDWVEASITPSAPGGAGYGYQWWIAKGAAPGEVNAQGIYGQYIWIDRARNVVIAVNAADRGFEDPGVAEGNIALFRRIAASL; encoded by the coding sequence ATGCGCCGCGCCTTTCGCCTCATCCTCCTCCTGATCCTCCTCCTCGCCGCCACCGCCCTGTGGAAGCGCGAGGAAATCACCCGCCTCATGGCCGTGAATTCCCTCTTCGCTCCCGAAACCATCGTCCAGAATTTCAGCCATATGGACGACCTCTTCCTCACCCGCCCCCTCTCGCGCGGCGACGGTCCCATCAGTCCCCTGCCCCAAGGCACAGCCGCCACCCTCCCGGCCGAGGTCACCGACTGGATCGCCACCCGCAACGTCACCGCCCTCGTCATCCTGAAAGACGGCCAGATCGTCCATGAAAGCTATCACCAAGGCACCGGCCCCGATGATCTCCGCATCTCATGGAGCGTGGCGAAAAGCTTCCTCTCCGCCCTCTTTGGCATCGTGCTGGCCGAGGGCCATATCGACAGCCTCGATGACCCGGTGACGAAATACGTCCCCGACCTCACCGGCACCGCCTATGACGGCACAACCCTCCGCCATATCCTCACCATGTCCTCGGGCGTCGCCTTCAACGAAGATTACATGGACTTCTGGTCCGACATTAACCGCATGGGCCGCGTCCTCGCCCTTGGCCAATCGATGGACGGCTTTGCCGCCAGCCTGAAGGACCGCGCCGCCGATCCCGGCAGCCGCTGGCACTATGTCTCAATCGACACCCATGTCCTCGGCATGATCATCCGGGGCGCCACGGGCGAAGACATCCCCGAACTTCTCGAACGCCATATCCTCATCCCCATGGGCTTCGAAAAGGCCCCCTATTACCTGACCGATGGCTATGGCGTCTCCTTCGTCTTGGGCGGCCTCAATGTCACAACGCGCGACTATGCTCGCTTCGGCCAGATGATCGCGCAAGGCGGGGCGTGGCAGGGAAAACAGATCGTCCCCCGCGACTGGGTCGAGGCCTCCATCACACCTTCCGCCCCCGGCGGTGCGGGCTATGGCTATCAATGGTGGATCGCCAAAGGTGCAGCACCGGGCGAGGTGAACGCCCAAGGCATCTACGGCCAATATATCTGGATCGACCGCGCCCGAAACGTCGTCATCGCCGTCAACGCCGCCGACCGGGGCTTCGAAGATCCCGGCGTGGCAGAAGGCAACATCGCCCTTTTCCGCCGCATCGCCGCCAGCCTTTAG
- a CDS encoding YcjF family protein has product MEREGGADPALAPAVPEVLPEGRAMQAALRVGAARRGSALGRFAAWAFGALFTFVLSVAAWDFVTGLLASNTVLGTVALVLVGAAVLAATLLALREAAGFARLGRLDGIRARAAGAGTLAEARAVLRELRRLYAGRGELRWGLARLAEREADVMDADALIRLAEQEVMAPLDQAARAEVEAAARQVATVTALVPLALADVAAALFANLRMIRRVAEIYGGRAGMIGSVKLLRRVFGHLVATGALALTDDLIGSVAGGGLLAKLSRRFGEGVVNGALTVRVGVAAMEICRPMPFDALPRPGVTETVSRALAGFFGKGEQA; this is encoded by the coding sequence ATGGAGCGAGAGGGGGGTGCCGATCCGGCGTTGGCCCCAGCGGTGCCAGAGGTTTTGCCCGAGGGGCGGGCGATGCAGGCGGCATTGCGGGTGGGGGCGGCGCGGCGCGGGTCAGCCTTGGGGCGGTTTGCGGCTTGGGCCTTTGGGGCCTTGTTCACCTTTGTCCTGTCCGTGGCGGCGTGGGATTTCGTGACGGGTCTGCTGGCGTCGAACACCGTTTTGGGGACGGTTGCGCTGGTTCTGGTGGGGGCGGCGGTTCTGGCTGCCACTTTGCTGGCACTGCGCGAGGCGGCGGGCTTTGCGCGGCTGGGGCGGCTGGATGGCATTCGGGCGCGGGCGGCGGGGGCGGGCACCTTGGCCGAGGCGCGGGCCGTGCTGCGCGAGTTGCGGCGGCTTTATGCGGGCCGGGGGGAGCTGCGCTGGGGTCTGGCGCGGCTGGCCGAGCGTGAGGCGGATGTGATGGATGCGGATGCGCTGATCCGTTTGGCGGAGCAGGAGGTGATGGCCCCGCTGGATCAGGCGGCGCGGGCCGAGGTGGAGGCGGCGGCGCGGCAGGTGGCGACGGTGACGGCGCTGGTGCCTCTTGCGCTGGCGGATGTGGCGGCGGCCCTGTTTGCCAATCTGCGGATGATCCGGCGGGTGGCGGAGATATATGGCGGGCGGGCCGGGATGATCGGTTCGGTGAAGCTGTTGCGCCGGGTCTTTGGGCATCTGGTGGCGACGGGGGCGCTGGCACTCACCGATGATCTGATCGGGTCGGTGGCGGGGGGTGGGCTTTTGGCCAAGCTGTCCCGCCGGTTCGGCGAGGGCGTGGTGAATGGGGCCTTGACCGTGCGGGTGGGGGTGGCGGCGATGGAAATCTGTCGCCCCATGCCCTTTGACGCCTTGCCGAGGCCGGGGGTGACCGAGACGGTGAGCCGCGCCTTGGCCGGGTTCTTTGGCAAGGGGGAGCAGGCCTGA
- a CDS encoding YcjX family protein: protein MVLSSITDGIARTIEGAAASVSEALFEPVVRLGVTGLSRAGKTVFITGLVANLLDRGRMPQVQAQAAGRIEAVWLQPQPDLTLPRFDYEGHLAALTGDAPRWPESTRAVSELRLSFRVRPEGWLSGLTGPRVVHLDIVDYPGEWLLDLALLDKTYADWSEEVLSRLAKRPEGAAFLATARAEDGALPFVEGKAQALAALFTAYLGGARQAGWADCTPGRFLLPGDLAGSPALTFAPLPKPGDTPRGCLWREMERRFEGYKAQVVQPFFRAHFARIDRQVVLADVLGAIHRGPQALEDLRRVMADVLGAFRPGRNGWLTALLGGKRVERILFAATKADHLHHSQHGALTAIMEAMLREAKDRAEFAGALTGAMSLAGFRATVEETVTREGRVLDCVTGRLEDGRVVAMYPGRLPDDPARLLSPARQGAERWLEAEFGMMSFAPPLRMAVRPGEGPPHIRLDRAVEFLIGDRL, encoded by the coding sequence TTGGTCCTTTCATCCATCACCGACGGGATTGCCCGCACGATCGAGGGGGCGGCGGCCTCTGTTTCGGAGGCGCTGTTCGAACCGGTGGTGCGGTTGGGGGTGACCGGGCTGAGCCGCGCGGGGAAGACCGTCTTCATCACCGGGCTGGTGGCCAATCTTCTGGACCGGGGGCGGATGCCGCAGGTGCAGGCGCAGGCGGCGGGACGGATCGAAGCGGTCTGGTTGCAGCCGCAACCGGACCTGACTTTGCCGCGGTTCGATTATGAGGGGCATCTGGCGGCGCTGACCGGGGATGCGCCGCGCTGGCCGGAAAGCACGCGGGCGGTATCGGAATTGCGGCTGTCTTTCCGGGTGCGGCCGGAGGGGTGGCTTTCGGGGCTGACCGGGCCGCGCGTGGTGCATCTGGATATCGTGGATTATCCGGGTGAGTGGCTTTTGGACCTTGCGCTTTTGGACAAGACCTATGCCGATTGGTCGGAAGAGGTGCTGTCTCGGCTTGCCAAGCGGCCGGAGGGGGCGGCGTTTCTGGCGACCGCGCGGGCGGAGGATGGGGCGCTGCCCTTTGTCGAGGGCAAGGCGCAGGCGCTGGCGGCGCTGTTCACGGCCTATCTGGGGGGCGCGCGGCAGGCGGGCTGGGCGGATTGCACGCCGGGGCGGTTCTTGCTGCCCGGCGATCTGGCGGGGTCGCCCGCGTTGACCTTTGCGCCTTTGCCGAAGCCCGGCGATACCCCACGCGGCTGTTTGTGGCGCGAGATGGAGCGGCGGTTTGAGGGATATAAGGCGCAAGTGGTGCAGCCCTTCTTTCGGGCGCATTTCGCGCGGATTGATCGGCAGGTGGTGCTGGCCGATGTGCTGGGCGCGATCCATCGGGGGCCGCAGGCGCTGGAAGACCTGCGGCGGGTGATGGCGGATGTGCTCGGGGCGTTTCGACCGGGGCGGAACGGCTGGTTGACGGCGCTTTTGGGCGGCAAGCGGGTGGAGCGCATCCTCTTTGCCGCGACCAAGGCGGATCATCTGCATCACAGCCAGCACGGGGCACTGACCGCGATCATGGAGGCGATGCTGCGCGAGGCGAAGGACCGGGCGGAGTTTGCGGGGGCCTTGACGGGGGCGATGTCGCTGGCGGGGTTTCGGGCCACGGTCGAAGAGACGGTGACGCGCGAGGGGCGGGTTCTGGATTGCGTGACAGGGCGGCTGGAGGATGGGCGGGTGGTGGCGATGTATCCCGGCCGTCTGCCCGATGATCCCGCGCGCCTTCTGTCACCTGCGCGGCAGGGAGCGGAGCGTTGGCTGGAGGCGGAGTTCGGGATGATGAGTTTCGCGCCGCCCTTGCGGATGGCGGTGCGCCCCGGCGAGGGGCCGCCGCATATCAGGCTGGATCGGGCGGTGGAGTTTCTGATCGGAGATCGGCTGTGA